A single Elephas maximus indicus isolate mEleMax1 chromosome 2, mEleMax1 primary haplotype, whole genome shotgun sequence DNA region contains:
- the HNRNPH1 gene encoding heterogeneous nuclear ribonucleoprotein H isoform X6: MMLGTEGGEGFVVKVRGLPWSCSAEEVQRFFSDCKIQNGAQGIRFIYTREGRPSGEAFVELESEDDVKLALKKDRETMGHRYVEVFKSNNVEMDWVLKHTGPNSPDTANDGFVRLRGLPFGCSKEEIVQFFSGLEIVPNGITLPVDFQGRSTGEAFVQFASQEIAEKALKKHKERIGHRYIEIFKSSRAEVRTHYDPPRKLMAMQRPGPYDRPGAGRGYNSIGRGAGFERMRRGAYGGGYGGYDDYNGYNDGYGFGSDRFGRDLNYCFSGMSDHRYGDGGSTFQSTTGHCVHMRGLPYRATENDIYNFFSPLNPVRVHIEIGPDGRVTGEADVEFATHEDAVAAMSKDKANMQHRYVELFLNSTAGASGGAYEHRYVELFLNSTAGASGGAYGSQMMGGMGLSNQSSYGGPASQQLSGGYGGGYGGQSSMSGYDQVLQENSSDFQSNIA; encoded by the exons ATGATGTTGGGTACTGAAGGCGGAGAGGGATTCGTGGTGAAGGTTCGGGGCTTGCCCTGGTCTTGCTCGGCCGAAGAAGTGCAGCGTTTTTTTTCTG ACTGTAAAATTCAAAATGGGGCTCAAGGTATTCGTTTCATCTACACACGAGAAGGCAGACCAAGTGGCGAGGCTTTTGTTGAACTTGAATCAGAAGATGATGTCAAATTGGCCCtgaaaaaagacagagaaactATGGGACACAGATATGTTGAAG TATTCAAGTCAAACAACGTTGAAATGGATTGGGTGTTGAAGCATACTGGTCCAAATAGTCCTGACACGGCCAATGATGGCTTTGTGCGGCTTAGAGGACTCCCCTTTGGCTGTAGCAAGGAAGAAATTGTTCAGTTCTTCTCAG GGTTGGAAATCGTGCCAAATGGGATAACATTGCCGGTGGACTTCCAGGGGAGGAGTACGGGGGAGGCCTTCGTGCAGTTTGCTTCACAGGAAATAGCTGAAAAGGCTCTAAAGAAACACAAGGAAAGAATAGGGCACAG GTATATTGAAATCTTTAAGAGCAGTCGAGCTGAAGTTAGAACTCATTATGATCCACCCAGAAAACTTATGGCCATGCAGCGGCCAGGTCCCTATGACAGACCTGGGGCTGGCAGAGGGTATAACAGTATTGGCAGAGGAGCTGGCTTTGAAAGGATGAGGCGTGGTGCTTATGGTGGAG GTTATGGAGGCTACGACGACTATAACGGCTATAACGATGGCTATGGATTTGGGTCAGATAGATTTGGAAGAG ACCTCAATTACTGTTTTTCAGGAATGTCTGATCACAGATACGGGGATGGTGGTTCTACTTTCCAGAGCACGACAGGACATTGTGTGCACATGCGGGGATTACCTTACAGAGCTACCGAAAACGACATTTACAAT TTCTTTTCACCGCTTAACCCTGTGAGAGTACACATTGAAATTGGTCCTGACGGCAGAGTAACTGGAGAAGCAGATGTTGAGTTTGCTACTCATGAAGATGCTGTGGCAGCTATGTCAAAAGACAAAGCAAATATGC aaCACAGATATGTAGAACTCTTCTTGAATTCTACAGCAGGAGCAAGCGGTGGTGCTTACG AACACAGATATGTAGAACTCTTCTTGAATTCTACAGCAGGAGCAAGCGGTGGTGCTTATGGTAGCCAAATGATGGGAGGCATGGGTTTGT CAAACCAGTCCAGTTACGGTGGCCCAGCTAGCCAGCAGCTCAGTGGTGGTTATGGAGGCGGCTATGGCGGTCAGAGCAGCATGAGTGGATATG ACCAAGTTTTACAGGAAAACTCCAGTGATTTTCAATCAAACATTGCATAG
- the HNRNPH1 gene encoding heterogeneous nuclear ribonucleoprotein H isoform X10: MMLGTEGGEGFVVKVRGLPWSCSAEEVQRFFSDCKIQNGAQGIRFIYTREGRPSGEAFVELESEDDVKLALKKDRETMGHRYVEVFKSNNVEMDWVLKHTGPNSPDTANDGFVRLRGLPFGCSKEEIVQFFSGLEIVPNGITLPVDFQGRSTGEAFVQFASQEIAEKALKKHKERIGHRYIEIFKSSRAEVRTHYDPPRKLMAMQRPGPYDRPGAGRGYNSIGRGAGFERMRRGAYGGGYGGYDDYNGYNDGYGFGSDRFGRDLNYCFSGMSDHRYGDGGSTFQSTTGHCVHMRGLPYRATENDIYNFFSPLNPVRVHIEIGPDGRVTGEADVEFATHEDAVAAMSKDKANMQHRYVELFLNSTAGASGGAYGSQMLGGMGLSNQSSYGGPASQQLSGGYGGGYGGQSSMSGYDQVLQENSSDFQSNIA, from the exons ATGATGTTGGGTACTGAAGGCGGAGAGGGATTCGTGGTGAAGGTTCGGGGCTTGCCCTGGTCTTGCTCGGCCGAAGAAGTGCAGCGTTTTTTTTCTG ACTGTAAAATTCAAAATGGGGCTCAAGGTATTCGTTTCATCTACACACGAGAAGGCAGACCAAGTGGCGAGGCTTTTGTTGAACTTGAATCAGAAGATGATGTCAAATTGGCCCtgaaaaaagacagagaaactATGGGACACAGATATGTTGAAG TATTCAAGTCAAACAACGTTGAAATGGATTGGGTGTTGAAGCATACTGGTCCAAATAGTCCTGACACGGCCAATGATGGCTTTGTGCGGCTTAGAGGACTCCCCTTTGGCTGTAGCAAGGAAGAAATTGTTCAGTTCTTCTCAG GGTTGGAAATCGTGCCAAATGGGATAACATTGCCGGTGGACTTCCAGGGGAGGAGTACGGGGGAGGCCTTCGTGCAGTTTGCTTCACAGGAAATAGCTGAAAAGGCTCTAAAGAAACACAAGGAAAGAATAGGGCACAG GTATATTGAAATCTTTAAGAGCAGTCGAGCTGAAGTTAGAACTCATTATGATCCACCCAGAAAACTTATGGCCATGCAGCGGCCAGGTCCCTATGACAGACCTGGGGCTGGCAGAGGGTATAACAGTATTGGCAGAGGAGCTGGCTTTGAAAGGATGAGGCGTGGTGCTTATGGTGGAG GTTATGGAGGCTACGACGACTATAACGGCTATAACGATGGCTATGGATTTGGGTCAGATAGATTTGGAAGAG ACCTCAATTACTGTTTTTCAGGAATGTCTGATCACAGATACGGGGATGGTGGTTCTACTTTCCAGAGCACGACAGGACATTGTGTGCACATGCGGGGATTACCTTACAGAGCTACCGAAAACGACATTTACAAT TTCTTTTCACCGCTTAACCCTGTGAGAGTACACATTGAAATTGGTCCTGACGGCAGAGTAACTGGAGAAGCAGATGTTGAGTTTGCTACTCATGAAGATGCTGTGGCAGCTATGTCAAAAGACAAAGCAAATATGC aaCACAGATATGTAGAACTCTTCTTGAATTCTACAGCAGGAGCAAGCGGTGGTGCTTACGGTAGCCAAATGCTAGGAGGCATGGGTTTGT CAAACCAGTCCAGTTACGGTGGCCCAGCTAGCCAGCAGCTCAGTGGTGGTTATGGAGGCGGCTATGGCGGTCAGAGCAGCATGAGTGGATATG ACCAAGTTTTACAGGAAAACTCCAGTGATTTTCAATCAAACATTGCATAG
- the HNRNPH1 gene encoding heterogeneous nuclear ribonucleoprotein H isoform X9: MMLGTEGGEGFVVKVRGLPWSCSAEEVQRFFSDCKIQNGAQGIRFIYTREGRPSGEAFVELESEDDVKLALKKDRETMGHRYVEVFKSNNVEMDWVLKHTGPNSPDTANDGFVRLRGLPFGCSKEEIVQFFSGLEIVPNGITLPVDFQGRSTGEAFVQFASQEIAEKALKKHKERIGHRYIEIFKSSRAEVRTHYDPPRKLMAMQRPGPYDRPGAGRGYNSIGRGAGFERMRRGAYGGGYGGYDDYNGYNDGYGFGSDRFGRDLNYCFSGMSDHRYGDGGSTFQSTTGHCVHMRGLPYRATENDIYNFFSPLNPVRVHIEIGPDGRVTGEADVEFATHEDAVAAMSKDKANMQHRYVELFLNSTAGASGGAYGSQMMGGMGLSNQSSYGGPASQQLSGGYGGGYGGQSSMSGYDQVLQENSSDFQSNIA; this comes from the exons ATGATGTTGGGTACTGAAGGCGGAGAGGGATTCGTGGTGAAGGTTCGGGGCTTGCCCTGGTCTTGCTCGGCCGAAGAAGTGCAGCGTTTTTTTTCTG ACTGTAAAATTCAAAATGGGGCTCAAGGTATTCGTTTCATCTACACACGAGAAGGCAGACCAAGTGGCGAGGCTTTTGTTGAACTTGAATCAGAAGATGATGTCAAATTGGCCCtgaaaaaagacagagaaactATGGGACACAGATATGTTGAAG TATTCAAGTCAAACAACGTTGAAATGGATTGGGTGTTGAAGCATACTGGTCCAAATAGTCCTGACACGGCCAATGATGGCTTTGTGCGGCTTAGAGGACTCCCCTTTGGCTGTAGCAAGGAAGAAATTGTTCAGTTCTTCTCAG GGTTGGAAATCGTGCCAAATGGGATAACATTGCCGGTGGACTTCCAGGGGAGGAGTACGGGGGAGGCCTTCGTGCAGTTTGCTTCACAGGAAATAGCTGAAAAGGCTCTAAAGAAACACAAGGAAAGAATAGGGCACAG GTATATTGAAATCTTTAAGAGCAGTCGAGCTGAAGTTAGAACTCATTATGATCCACCCAGAAAACTTATGGCCATGCAGCGGCCAGGTCCCTATGACAGACCTGGGGCTGGCAGAGGGTATAACAGTATTGGCAGAGGAGCTGGCTTTGAAAGGATGAGGCGTGGTGCTTATGGTGGAG GTTATGGAGGCTACGACGACTATAACGGCTATAACGATGGCTATGGATTTGGGTCAGATAGATTTGGAAGAG ACCTCAATTACTGTTTTTCAGGAATGTCTGATCACAGATACGGGGATGGTGGTTCTACTTTCCAGAGCACGACAGGACATTGTGTGCACATGCGGGGATTACCTTACAGAGCTACCGAAAACGACATTTACAAT TTCTTTTCACCGCTTAACCCTGTGAGAGTACACATTGAAATTGGTCCTGACGGCAGAGTAACTGGAGAAGCAGATGTTGAGTTTGCTACTCATGAAGATGCTGTGGCAGCTATGTCAAAAGACAAAGCAAATATGC AACACAGATATGTAGAACTCTTCTTGAATTCTACAGCAGGAGCAAGCGGTGGTGCTTATGGTAGCCAAATGATGGGAGGCATGGGTTTGT CAAACCAGTCCAGTTACGGTGGCCCAGCTAGCCAGCAGCTCAGTGGTGGTTATGGAGGCGGCTATGGCGGTCAGAGCAGCATGAGTGGATATG ACCAAGTTTTACAGGAAAACTCCAGTGATTTTCAATCAAACATTGCATAG